The Candidatus Binatia bacterium genomic sequence GCACATAAACCCCTGCCGGGCGCCCTTCGAGACGCCGCCACAAGAAGGCGGCTCCTGTGCCCATGAACACGCGCCTGCTCCGTCGCCCAGGGCGTTGCCCTGGGCTCATGGCTTGCCGCCCTTTCAGGGCTGAGACCAAAAGACTCAAAACCTCGACGGTGATGAGCCCCAACGGGGCGGCCATTCATCAGCCTGGGGCATCGCCCCGGGCGGTGGCGTCGGGCGCGATCGGGTTCATGGGCCCTTCAAACCGGCTTCCGCCGGTTCGGGCTCTCAGGCCGAGCGGTTCGGTGCTTGATTGTTGACAGCTTCTTATCCGCTCACGCTGAGGAGGCCCCGTCTCAGGAGCTGTCTCGAAGCGTGCCCGTTTGGAAGAGACTTTATGTGCAAAGCCAACACGCCCCGAACCCTCACCAAGGGGTTCTTTGAGTTTGGTAGAGGCGCTGCACCCCCCTCCTGGTCTCTGGGTCGAGTGTAGGCCAACCCAGGCCGGTCAGAGAGCCTCACATGCCACCTCCCCATTGGCACGCAACGGCTCGCCGGTTGTCGTGAAGGTGATCTCGTGTCATACGTTTTGTATGACGAAGACGATTTCGGTTCGCCTTGATGAGAAGCTCGTGGATGCGGTCGATGCGGCCGGGGAGTCCAGCCAACTCGGGCGCTCTGACGTGGTACGAGAAGCGCTGCAGCTGTGGTTGCGGCAGCGACGCATTGCCAACAAGGTGCGGCGCCATCGCGACGGATACGCACGGCAGCCCGTGAAACCGGATGAATTTCCCCCGGTGCTTGGAGCGCAGCGGTGGCCAAAGTAAGCCGCGGAGAAATCTGGCAGTTCAGCTTTCCGAGCCCGGATAAACGTCGGCCGGTCTTGGTGCTGACGCGACAGCAACTGATCCCTCATCTGCACACGGTGACGGTGGCTCCGATCACCAGCACGATTCGAGGCATTCCATCGGAGGTGGTGATCGGCCCCGAGTGTGGGTTGAGAACGACGTCCGCAATCAACCTCGATCACCTCGCGACGGTTCCGATTGCAGGCCTGCGCAGCTTCGTCGGAACGGTCTCGGTGAACGTGTTTGAGGAGGAGATCCGCGCCGCCCTCCT encodes the following:
- a CDS encoding ribbon-helix-helix domain-containing protein produces the protein MTKTISVRLDEKLVDAVDAAGESSQLGRSDVVREALQLWLRQRRIANKVRRHRDGYARQPVKPDEFPPVLGAQRWPK
- a CDS encoding type II toxin-antitoxin system PemK/MazF family toxin, with product MAKVSRGEIWQFSFPSPDKRRPVLVLTRQQLIPHLHTVTVAPITSTIRGIPSEVVIGPECGLRTTSAINLDHLATVPIAGLRSFVGTVSVNVFEEEIRAALLFALGFFDDTGP